The Pseudalkalibacillus hwajinpoensis DNA window GACTTTGAAATAAAGATAAAATAGTCAGTTAGACTATGTCCAATAATAATTAAGTTCAAATGAAGAATTAATGTAACCCCTCCTGCAACAGAGAGACCGAAGCCAATGAGAAAAATGAAGAAGCGGACAATCATCTAGCTAGCACTGCTTGGATCATTTGTGCCTGTCCCTCCTCGATCTTTTATTACTCATCGTATTTGGACAACTCCATAATTATTCCCTTTTAGAGCAATTCCTTTTGTTTTGCTCAAAAAAATACTAAAACATTAAGAGAAGAATGAGTAAGTGATTGAAAAAGGAGAACAGGTTGTACAGTAAAACTGGGTTCCCTCATGTCGTTATAAGAAGAATGAGACAACCCCTTTTATTCCTTTTACTAAGGAGGGTGGAACGACATCTGCTCACCCGGCCCTTAACCTAATATGGCTATTTCCACACTAAAAACCGGCTGATTTTCAGCCGGTTTTTCCTTTCCACATCTTTATGGAACCTTATTTAGTACTACTAAACTGCTCTTCCTCTGTTGATCCTTTGAGAGCTGTCGTAGACGAAGCCCCACCAGTAATCACTTGAGACACGACATCGAAATAACCTGTTCCAACTTCACGCTGGTGTCTTGTTGCCGAATACCCATCCGCTTCACTTGCAAATTCAGCTTGCTGAAGGCGCGAATATGCTGCCATGCCATTGTCTTTGTAATCTCTTGCCAGTTCGAACATACTGTGGTTTAGCGCGTGGAAGCCAGCAAGTGTAACGAATTGGAACTTATAACCCATTTTTCCTAGTTCACGCTGGAATTTTGCGATAGTATCATCATCAAGCTTTTTCTTCCAGTTGAAAGATGGTGAACAATTGTATGCTAAAAGTTTACCCGGAAACCTTTCATGAATGGCATTCGCGAAACGCTGTGCTTCTTCAAGATTCGGTTCAGACGTTTCACACCAGATGAGATCAGCATAAGGTGCATAAGCAAGACCACGTGCGATCGCTTGATTAAGCCCTGGCTTCGTATAGAAAAAGCCTTCTGGAGTACGTTCTCCAGTTAAAAATTCTCCATCGTACTCATCTACATCGCTTGTAATTAGATTCGCTGCATTTGCATCGGTTCTAGCGATGATCAACGTCGGTACTCCCATTACATCAGCTGCAAGACGAGCCGAAATCAAGTTTTTCACAGCCTGCTGTGTCGGTAGAAGAACTTTTCCACCAAGGTGCCCACATTTCTTTTCAGATGAAAGCTGATCCTCGAAGTGAACCGCTGCTGCTCCAGACTCAATCATTGACTTCATCAACTCGAATACGTTTAGTGCACCGCCGAAACCTGCTTCCGCGTCTGCCACAATAGGCACAAACCAGTCTCTGTCATGAATTCCTTCTGAGTGCTCAATCTGATCCGCTCTTTGTAGAGCCTGATTGATTCTCTTTACTACTTGTGGAACACTGTTTACCGGATAAAGGCTCTGGTCTGGATACATCTGTCCTGACATATTTGCATCTGCTGCAACCTGCCAACCGCTTAAGTATATGGCCTTCAATCCTGCTTTCACCTGTTGAACGGCTTGATTTCCAGTTAATGCGCCTAGGGCATTTACAAAATCTTCTTCATTCACAAGTTTCCAAAGACGCTCTGCTCCTCTTTTTGCAAGCGTATATTCGATCTGAACGGAACCCTGAAGTTTATGAACATCTTCTGGAGAATATGGTCGTTCAACTCCTTTAAAGCGATCCTGATTCCAGCGTTCTTGAATAGAAGTAATTTGCTTGTTCGTCATGTTTATATCCCCCTGATTATCGTTAATTTTTAAGTACTTCAATCAACAATCCCTGTTTACCTTACAGCTTCTGTTGGCCTCAAGGCTACCCCCCTGTCGCTTCTTCCAGATCTGATTAGGCTCAGGCATATAGTGATTCCAGATCGCCCTCATCATCCCGATTAGATTGGAATCAGTGACACAGGTTCCATCAAACCCTTCTACCGCCTTCTGTGTTCCCGTTTCAAATTGCTCCCCCGAATTCAAACCTCCGTCATAGAAACTGCTTTCGCTCGACTGCTCATATATGACATGTGCAAGTCGTTTATGCGCAATATAGATCGCATAGTGTGCTGATGCAGCGTCAAGAGTCGATAAGACATGAAGCCCTGCACTATGTTGTTTTAACTCGTAAAGCATTTCTTCTGACTGATAAATACTGTTTTCACTTTCGATAAGGATAGATGCTTTGATCGTACCGTTTAATAAATTCAGTTCGTTTTCAGTAAAAGTAAAAATATGATTCCAGAGCCTGGCTTCTTTATAGGAGCCAATTCCTTTCAAATACACATAAGGAGCTGAGCGATTCTTTTGTAATGCTTGCGCGTTATGAAAGACGTATAATCCGAAGTCAAATAAACCAGCAGAAATTCTTTTACCATTTATTCGATAGTGTTCTTCCATCGCATCCCACTTTCGAGGGATCATCATGATCGCAGTAGGATAATGCACAACCTGATTTGTTCGTTGAATCAGTTCCTTCACGTTTTCCTGTGCCACCATCCGTTTATCTAGTGATAGATACTCATCAAAATCACATGTTAGTAAACTGGCTCCTCCCTGATATGAACTTAACAGGTTATCGCGATCCTCGGCAGATTGTTTGATGATGATACGTCGATCTTGAAGGTCAGCTCGAACCGGTGAAACAGTCCATGGTGCTTCGCGCACGTTTTCTGATTCGGAAAGGAATCCACGTTTTTCTTCTAAGGTGAGTGTTGGCTTTTGTCTCGAAAGTTCGTTTATTTCTGCTTCAAATTGGCAATGCAGCTTCTGGAGAAACTGCATTGTCTCCTGTGTTAGTACACGGCTCGCTTCCAAGTGAACGCTTTCACTTTTCTCCTCAATCACTGCTTTCCCTCCTATTCCAGACGTCCACTACTATTACAGCGGTGACATCCAACATTACCGTCTCCTTCGCAATGATGGCACCCTTCTCCCTGTCTCTCTTTCCCGTGGCAATGTGGACATTCAAGCTCACCATTTCCATAGCATGTATAACAATCCATTTTACCTTCCTCCTTTTCTGTTATAATACAATTTGTTTTATTTGATAGTATTATATAACAACCCACAAAAAAGGTTCAACCTTTTTTTCAGAAAACTTTTAAAATCTGTAAATATTACAAAAAACAGTAATAGAATCTGTCTATTTTTAAGTCATTCGATTAAGAACAACAAAAAAACGCGTGCAGCGCACGCGTTGTGTGTATTAAACAGTTGATTTCGACCAGAGTTCTTTCACTCCACATGCCCTCTTAATACCGCTTATTGTTCCAAGATGAAGATTCTCATGGTTCATTAAGAAAAGCAGAAGCTCTGAAACCGTTTCGAGGGTGAGGTAAGACCCAATCGAAAAAGGATTTTCAAGTTGTTCATTAAGTTTCCCTTCTAAGGATTTAAAGCGATTGTTCTGTTCCAAAAGGTGGTGTTTCAATTCAATCAGATCTGGTGGCTCTACCGTCCATTCAGTTGGATGAGTTCCCGCCTTAAAGAGTGAAGAATAATGGTCAGGGAGATTATTTTCCATTCCTGTAAAACGATGAAGCACTAATTCAGCTGTTACTAGAATATGACCAATGTTCCATCTTACTGTGTTGGAAAACCCTTCAGGGAGTTTGTCAGCTATCTCTTCTGTACTTGCTTCTAGTGCTTGAATCGTGCGGTAGCGCCAGAATGTAAACTGCTTAATCAATTGAGCATCATCCATATTAAAACCACCTTTGTTTTTTTATGAACCGCCTATAATAGGGGCATTACTAATCATTCGCGATTTTCTATTCAATTCCTACATTATTATGACTCGCTTAATTGGTTCATAAGCTTTTGATCTCCCACGTCCTTAGCATGGTCAATTGCAGTAAGACCGCTTCTAACACTAAGTAGTGGATCTGCTCCACCTATAGTGTGATCAACATTCACTATTAATTAAACTTAACATTAGAAAAAGCACCCATTACAGGTGCTTTTCACTATTCATCAAGCATAGACGTGATTCGTCTAATTGATGAACGGAACGATTCAATATTCACAAACCGAGCTTCCCTGATGCTTTCTCTTCCTTCTACATATAAGAGAAGGACAGGGATTGTAAAAACAGAAAATTCTCCTGCGGCTTCAGGGATTTCATGAACATTGAGCTTTTCCCTTTTGATTTGTGGAAATTCTTCTAACACGTCCTCAACTTGAGGTAAAAGCGCATGGCAAACAGAACAATTCGTGCCATAAAGGTAAAGGAAATATAGCTCATACTCCTCAATTCCTTTCCGCGCTCCCTCTAGCGAAATCTGTTTCAATTGCTCCACCTTCTTAAAGCGTTGTTCATTATGAAAAGTTCATTCTTTTATTCTTACCCTTAACGAACATAAAGATGCCATATGCAATGAATCCAATTGCAACGAGTCCAAGGAGAATGGCGCCATGCGGCTGCTGTGCTAGTTCAGAAAGAGCTCCATCGAGTCCTTTAGTTTTATCAGGCTTAGCAGTAACCGCCGTCTGAATAAAGAAGACACCCATCATTGCAAAAACAACACCACGTGCTGATAGTCCAATTTGACCTGCACGTTTGCCCCACCATTCTTCCTTCTCGTGCATCTCATACTGCTTGAGTTGTTTCATAAATGACTTCTTATATGCACGAATCACTTGATATACACCAAATCCAATGAAGCATAGCCCAATAAAGCCAATAACCCATTGACCAAATGGTTGTCCTAATAATTTAGCCGACATGGATTGATTACTGCCAGAAGAAGAACTACCAGCTCTCGTAATGATTGAAAACGCATTATATGCAAGAAATAGATGCACAACACCAGCTCCAAACAAACCGATACGGATCACAATCCCCTTCGTATCACTCCCATAATTATCGGGATCCTTAATCGCCTGAATGGCTTTCCATAATGCATAACCAATTAACCCAACTATAAGTAGCCAAAGAAGCACTTCTCCAAATGGTTTCCCTGCAATGGTAACAAATGCTCCTTTGGAATCGGTTGTTTTACCACCCGGTCCAAAAGCAGCCTGAAATGAAAGAATCCCGATAATTAAGTATACAACACCTTTAGCTGCATACCCCATTCTTGCTAACCCTCTTATCCAGGGCTTTACATCGTTCGTTGCCTGTCTTGCTTTGTGTTTTGCTGCAGTACCCGTGTCCATTATGAATCTCCTTCCGAAAGATCGTATAATTAAGTCTTCGATTCTATTCCCATTTCTAATTATTTTCAATCCCAAAGATTAATAGTAAAACTAACCAAATACAGAAGCACAATTTCACATTCAAAAAAATAGCCCTTTAAGCGAATCCAGCATTCGCTTAAAGGGCTGCTAATTGAGGAGATAGACTTGTGGGCACAAGCTATCGCATTTCTTTACTATACTATAACTAACATAATTTTCATATAGTTTTGAATCATTTCTTTTTTGATTTATCGCGTTAAATTATGAAGATTGCTCAGCAACAATGGATCTTCTTGCCAGCAATTTAGATAATAAGCCATGTCTTGGAGACAAAACAAAGGTGATCGCAAATAATAAACCAGCAATTGATGCCATTGAGCCAGAAATGGAGATGTTCCAGGCAAGAGCGGCGTAATAACCACCTACAGCTGATAGTACACCAATGCCTGCACTAATAAACAACATCACAAGCAGTCGATCTGTTAATAAGTAGGCTGTTGCACCCGGTACAATCAGCATCGCAACTACAAGGATGGCCCCGACACTATCAAATGATGCTACAGTTGTAATTGATACCATCGACATGAGTAAGTAGTGAATAAACATGACTGGAATTCCAATTGCTGAAGCCATTGCTGGATCAAATGAACTGATTTTGATCTCCTTGTAAAATAGGACAATGACTACTAAATTGATGAGGAGTACACTGCCAAGCATCCAAACGGCAGATGGCCCGAGATCCCTTCCGCCCACTGTTAATGTATTCCATGGTATGAACGTAATTTCTCCCATGAGAGCGTGATTGACGTCCAAGTGCACCTTCCCGGCGAACGCTGAAAGAAGAATGACACCAAAAGCAAATAGTGAAGTAAATACGACACCGATCGCGGCGTCTGACTGCACACCGCTTGAATGGAGTACCTGCACTAAGAAAGCTGTTAACAAACCAATAATCCCTGCCCCGACGAGCATATAAATTCCTTCAAGGGAATGACTGACAAGATACGCGAGCACAATGCCAAGAAGCACTGTGTGACTTATGGCGTCAGCTAGCATCGCCATTTTTCTTAAAATGAGAAAGCAGCCGACAATGCCACACGTCACTCCAACAAGGGAACCGGTTAAGATAATCCATGCACCATAACTCATGATGACTTCACCTCTTTTTTCCGCTGTTTCTCTGTACTTGATTGTGTTCTTGAAGAATAATACTTTCCACCTTTTTCGAAGTGGGAAGGGTCAAGTTTGGGTGTACGCTCATGAACAGCCATTAATTGTTTAAGCTCTTCTAAGGTGCTTTTAGGAATCGCTTCATATTGCCACGTTTCGTTAGCAGCTAATTGAAGATGAGCAAACTTCATTTCGTACATCGTATACATTTCAAATAAACGATTGTTAAATGTAATATCGTAAGCTTCCTTGGCCCCATTCCCGGTCAGGCGCCATTTAGCTTCTGAAGGCATTAAGAGATGCCCTTCTCTTTTAAGTCGCTGTAGATTAGAATCGAGCGTACGGCCTGCCATCTTTCTTCTATTAATTAATTGATCGCGGGAAAATGAAAGCCCCTGATCAGATTGGCTTGCTTCCTCTGATAGATCATACATCGTTTGCAGGACCGATTCTCTAGCTACTTTCTTACGAATCTTGTATAATTTTAACCCTTTTGAAACAAGTCCGCGATTCGGTGCAAGAATGAGAGAAATCAAGAAAATCATGGTAGCTGAAAGAACGATAACAGGTCCAGTTGGAAGGCGACTTGCCATTGAGCTTAGAATTGTTCCGAGAATCCCTGATAGCGCCCCGATAGTACCTGCTACAATAACCATTCGATCAAGTCGGTCCGTCCAGTACCGCGCAGATATCGCTGGTGTGATGAGCATCGCTGCCATCAAAATCACACCAACAGCCTGTAAACCGATGACAACAGCACTTACAATCAGCGTCATTAAAAGGGCGTTCAGAAAGCTGGTTGGAAGCCCGATTCCTTTCGCGAATTGTCGATCAAAGGTAAACAATTTTAACTCTTTAAACAAAAGAAACGTAATGATCAGAAGCACGATGGCAACACCTGAAATAACCTTGACGTCATTTCCAACAAGTGATGCAGCTTGGCCGAAAATAAAGTCATCCAGTCCGCTCTGGTTTCCGTTCTCAGACTGGGCGATTTTAGTAAGCAGGACAATTCCAAACCCGAAAAACACTGAAAGGACTAATCCTATCGCCGTATCTTCTTTAATTCGTGAATGGTTGATGATCGCCTGGATAAAATAAGTGGCCAGCAAACCTGAGAGTGCCGCCCCAACGAGAAACCATCCGATTGATTTTGTTCCGTAAAGAAGGAATGCAAGACAAATTCCTGGGAGTGCAGCATGAGCCATGGCGTCTCCAATCAAGCTTTGCTTTCGAAGGAGAGCAAAACTGCCCAGCACCCCGCTTGCTATTCCTAGAAGTATGGACCCGAATAAAACCCATTGTGTATTTGCATCCTGCAAGGTTAAGAGAAGCTCAGTCCACATAGTAAACCCTCCTTATGGCTGCACAACAAACGATTGGTTAACCTGAGTATCAAGAAATGCCAGGCGTCCCCCATACGTTTTTTGTAAATTATCTATTGTAAATACCTCTTCTGTCGGACCAAGCGCAATTGTTCGCTTGTTTAACAGTAGCGTCCAATCAAAGTATTCCTTAACGGTTTGTAGATCATGATGAACAACGAGTACGGTTTTCCCCTGTGCTTTTAATTCATTTAATAATGAAATAATCGCCTTTTCAGTAGCAGCGTCAACTCCTACGAATGGTTCATCCATGAAATAAACTGTCGCGTCCTGAGCAAGCGCTCTTGCGAGAAAAACACGTTGCTGCTGGCCGCCTGAAAGCTGGCTAATTTGACGGTTAGCGTACTCCTTCATCCCAACCTTATCCAGCGCCTGAAGAGCTATGGCAGTGTCCTTCTTGCCAGGACGTCTAAACCATCCGATATGCCCATATCGCCCCATCAATACAACATCCAGGGCATTTGTTGGAAAGTCCCAGTCTACAGAACCTCGCTGGGGTACGTACCCTACAAGCTTTCTCTGCGTACGATACGGCTTTCCGTAGATTTCCACTGTCCCTGAAGCGGTTGGAATAAGGCCTAATATTGCTTTAATAAGAGTCGATTTTCCTGCTCCATTAGGTCCGACAACACCAATCAGCTTTCCCTCCGGCATTGTGAACGTCACTTCTTGAAGAACAGGTTTCCGGTCATAAGCTACCGTTACGTTTGATACATTTATTGGATTCATCCGTCCTTCTCCCTTCATCATCTATTTTAAAGCTTTAACAATGGTCTCAATGTTATGTCGATACATTCCTGTGTAAGTCCCTTCTGGCGAACCTTTAGCACCCATGGCATCTGAAAAAAGTTCTCCGCCTATCTCAACCTCGTGTCCCTTTTCTCTTGCGCCTTCTACTACAGCATTGATTGAGCGCTCGGAAATACTACTTTCAATAAAAACAGCTTTAATGTTTCGATCAGCGAGTACTTTGACAAGGTTCTGAACGTCGCGCAAACCATATTCAGAGTCTGTACTTAATCCCTGTAACCCCTTAACTTCCATTCCATAAGCCTGACCGAAGTATTGGAATGCATCGTGGGCTGTAACTAAAACGCGACTTTCTTCGGGTATTTCGTTTATTTGCTCTTGCGCTTCTTTTTGCAGCGTTGTTAACTCTTCCAGATAAGCTTCTGTATTTTTCACATAGTCCGCTTCATTCTCTGGATCATATTCAATCAATCCATCACGCACTTCTTCAACTGCGTACTTCCATAGCTCAATATCAAACCAGACGTGAGGATCAACGGCTGCTGAATTCGCCTGGTCTACTAATAACATGTCTTCAGGAATTGCTTCAGCTACTGGATGCGTTGGTTTCTCGCTTTTCATTTTCGCGAAAATATCACCCATTTTTCCTTCAAGATGAAGTCCGTTGTAAAAGATAATATCTGCGTTTGATAATTTCGTGATATCACCTTGTGATGCTTTATATAAATGTGGGTCAATCCCAGGACCCATAAGTGACTCTACTGTGACATGCTCTTTCCCAATGTTTTTGACGATGTCACCTATCTGTCCGATCGTTGTTGTAACTTTAACCGTGTCGCCACTTTTTTTATCAGTTTCAGTGCTATTACATCCTGAAAGGATAAGTACAAATAAAGATAAACCAAGAAGATATCCAAACCATTTTTTCATTTTCAACAACTCTCCTTTTTAAATTTAATCCGTTACATGAAGTTCTAGACTAACGTATGGCCTTTGATGTTGCGGTGTGCTTTTCCATCTAACATTAACGAAAAATAGTTGCTCAATCTCTCTATTTTTCACCTAGCAAACAAGTTTTTCCCTTAGGCAACACTATTTTAAAAAAACAGAGTTGAGGTCAACTCAACCCAAAATCCACAATTGTGCCCGCGCCTATAAATGTTTCCTTAGTACAAAATTATCGCGTTGATGCATTTTTGTCAACTTATTTTATTCTAAAATTCTCTAAAATAGAATCATTTCTATTTCTCTTAGTGTGATGTTCGTCACAGTTTTTATAATCACTAGGGCATACAATAGAAGTAAGAAAACAAACTATTTCTAGGAGGGGTATACAATGAGTGCAAAACATTCCAAAATACTCGTTGCAGTTGATGGGTCTGATTCTGCTGAGGTAGCATTTTCGAAGGCGGTAGAAATCGCTTTACAAGATCAGGCTTTTCTGCTCATTGGGCACGTAATCGATACTAGAAATTTCTCTACCTTCGAGCTATATGACATTGCAACAGAACGAGCCGAAGACTTCGGCAAACGTCTTTTGAAAGAATACGAAGAAAAAGCTGCTATAGCTGGTGTCAATGATGTTAAAAGCGTCATTGAATACGGTTCACCAAAAGCAAAGATTGCTAGAAAAATCGCTCCTGAGCATGATATTGATCTCATTGTTTGCGGTGCAACCGGAATGAATCGGGTTGAAAGACTTCTAATGGGAAGTGTCTCTGAACACATCACGAGAAACGCTAACTGTGATGTTCTGGTGGTTAGAGGGGTAAAAGTACCAGTTCACGAGGGGATTAAAAATGAAAGTGGGAGACAAAATTCGTAAACATAGATTGGAAGCAGACATGACTGTTGAAGAACTTGCCTTTAAAGTTAGAATTGGCTCCGGACTCATGCAGCGAATTGCAGAAAATCATTTTGACCCGGACGGGCAAACCCTTCTCAAAATATCGACTGCCCTTGATATTCCAGCATCAGAATTTCTAGAAAAAGAAACAATTGAGGTGCTTCAACAGACTGATACGAATTAAGCAATTCGAGTAATCTAAAAAAGCGCTGGCGAAATTTTGCCAGCGCTTTTTATTATATTGACACAAGTTTATTTTCTTCAAACGGAAGTACGACTTCAACTGTTGTTCCTTCCCCTTCAATACTTGTCAGATTCATTCTGCCACTGTGGTTTTCAATAATATTAAAGCTAACCATTAATCCAAGCCCGGTGCCATTCTCTTTAAGCGTGTAGAAAGGTTCACCTATTCTTGGCAATTTATCCAGAGGAATTCCGACTCCCTGATCTGTAATTATTACTATTGCTTCATTAGACTCGCTTTTCATTACCTTCAACGTAATAACCCCACCTGAAGGCATCGCTTCAATCGCGTTCTTCAATACGTTAACAAACACCTGTTTTAATTGGTTTTCTTCGCAGATAATAGGTAAACGGTCAAAATCATACTGCGTTCGAATAACAATGTTTTTAAGAATCGCTTGCGTTTTAAGTAGCGTTACAACGTGTCTGAGTAATGAAATAAGATCTCCTTCAGCAAACTCTTTCTCCTGTGGCCTCGCAAGCAGCATAAACTCACTGACAATAAAATTTATTCGATCGATCTCAGATAGCATGATTTGTAGAAATTCTTGCGACTTCTCATCAGTAGCCGAACTGTAAAGGAGA harbors:
- a CDS encoding thioredoxin family protein is translated as MKQISLEGARKGIEEYELYFLYLYGTNCSVCHALLPQVEDVLEEFPQIKREKLNVHEIPEAAGEFSVFTIPVLLLYVEGRESIREARFVNIESFRSSIRRITSMLDE
- the aceA gene encoding isocitrate lyase, whose product is MTNKQITSIQERWNQDRFKGVERPYSPEDVHKLQGSVQIEYTLAKRGAERLWKLVNEEDFVNALGALTGNQAVQQVKAGLKAIYLSGWQVAADANMSGQMYPDQSLYPVNSVPQVVKRINQALQRADQIEHSEGIHDRDWFVPIVADAEAGFGGALNVFELMKSMIESGAAAVHFEDQLSSEKKCGHLGGKVLLPTQQAVKNLISARLAADVMGVPTLIIARTDANAANLITSDVDEYDGEFLTGERTPEGFFYTKPGLNQAIARGLAYAPYADLIWCETSEPNLEEAQRFANAIHERFPGKLLAYNCSPSFNWKKKLDDDTIAKFQRELGKMGYKFQFVTLAGFHALNHSMFELARDYKDNGMAAYSRLQQAEFASEADGYSATRHQREVGTGYFDVVSQVITGGASSTTALKGSTEEEQFSSTK
- a CDS encoding helix-turn-helix domain-containing protein, whose product is MKVGDKIRKHRLEADMTVEELAFKVRIGSGLMQRIAENHFDPDGQTLLKISTALDIPASEFLEKETIEVLQQTDTN
- a CDS encoding metal ABC transporter solute-binding protein, Zn/Mn family → MKKWFGYLLGLSLFVLILSGCNSTETDKKSGDTVKVTTTIGQIGDIVKNIGKEHVTVESLMGPGIDPHLYKASQGDITKLSNADIIFYNGLHLEGKMGDIFAKMKSEKPTHPVAEAIPEDMLLVDQANSAAVDPHVWFDIELWKYAVEEVRDGLIEYDPENEADYVKNTEAYLEELTTLQKEAQEQINEIPEESRVLVTAHDAFQYFGQAYGMEVKGLQGLSTDSEYGLRDVQNLVKVLADRNIKAVFIESSISERSINAVVEGAREKGHEVEIGGELFSDAMGAKGSPEGTYTGMYRHNIETIVKALK
- a CDS encoding metal ABC transporter ATP-binding protein, with translation MNPINVSNVTVAYDRKPVLQEVTFTMPEGKLIGVVGPNGAGKSTLIKAILGLIPTASGTVEIYGKPYRTQRKLVGYVPQRGSVDWDFPTNALDVVLMGRYGHIGWFRRPGKKDTAIALQALDKVGMKEYANRQISQLSGGQQQRVFLARALAQDATVYFMDEPFVGVDAATEKAIISLLNELKAQGKTVLVVHHDLQTVKEYFDWTLLLNKRTIALGPTEEVFTIDNLQKTYGGRLAFLDTQVNQSFVVQP
- a CDS encoding DUF1206 domain-containing protein; the encoded protein is MDTGTAAKHKARQATNDVKPWIRGLARMGYAAKGVVYLIIGILSFQAAFGPGGKTTDSKGAFVTIAGKPFGEVLLWLLIVGLIGYALWKAIQAIKDPDNYGSDTKGIVIRIGLFGAGVVHLFLAYNAFSIITRAGSSSSGSNQSMSAKLLGQPFGQWVIGFIGLCFIGFGVYQVIRAYKKSFMKQLKQYEMHEKEEWWGKRAGQIGLSARGVVFAMMGVFFIQTAVTAKPDKTKGLDGALSELAQQPHGAILLGLVAIGFIAYGIFMFVKGKNKRMNFS
- a CDS encoding universal stress protein, whose protein sequence is MSAKHSKILVAVDGSDSAEVAFSKAVEIALQDQAFLLIGHVIDTRNFSTFELYDIATERAEDFGKRLLKEYEEKAAIAGVNDVKSVIEYGSPKAKIARKIAPEHDIDLIVCGATGMNRVERLLMGSVSEHITRNANCDVLVVRGVKVPVHEGIKNESGRQNS
- a CDS encoding DinB family protein, with translation MDDAQLIKQFTFWRYRTIQALEASTEEIADKLPEGFSNTVRWNIGHILVTAELVLHRFTGMENNLPDHYSSLFKAGTHPTEWTVEPPDLIELKHHLLEQNNRFKSLEGKLNEQLENPFSIGSYLTLETVSELLLFLMNHENLHLGTISGIKRACGVKELWSKSTV
- a CDS encoding metal ABC transporter permease → MWTELLLTLQDANTQWVLFGSILLGIASGVLGSFALLRKQSLIGDAMAHAALPGICLAFLLYGTKSIGWFLVGAALSGLLATYFIQAIINHSRIKEDTAIGLVLSVFFGFGIVLLTKIAQSENGNQSGLDDFIFGQAASLVGNDVKVISGVAIVLLIITFLLFKELKLFTFDRQFAKGIGLPTSFLNALLMTLIVSAVVIGLQAVGVILMAAMLITPAISARYWTDRLDRMVIVAGTIGALSGILGTILSSMASRLPTGPVIVLSATMIFLISLILAPNRGLVSKGLKLYKIRKKVARESVLQTMYDLSEEASQSDQGLSFSRDQLINRRKMAGRTLDSNLQRLKREGHLLMPSEAKWRLTGNGAKEAYDITFNNRLFEMYTMYEMKFAHLQLAANETWQYEAIPKSTLEELKQLMAVHERTPKLDPSHFEKGGKYYSSRTQSSTEKQRKKEVKSS
- a CDS encoding metal ABC transporter permease, with the translated sequence MSYGAWIILTGSLVGVTCGIVGCFLILRKMAMLADAISHTVLLGIVLAYLVSHSLEGIYMLVGAGIIGLLTAFLVQVLHSSGVQSDAAIGVVFTSLFAFGVILLSAFAGKVHLDVNHALMGEITFIPWNTLTVGGRDLGPSAVWMLGSVLLINLVVIVLFYKEIKISSFDPAMASAIGIPVMFIHYLLMSMVSITTVASFDSVGAILVVAMLIVPGATAYLLTDRLLVMLFISAGIGVLSAVGGYYAALAWNISISGSMASIAGLLFAITFVLSPRHGLLSKLLARRSIVAEQSS